Genomic segment of Geminocystis herdmanii PCC 6308:
TTTTATGGAGGAGGAATAACACATCGAATACCATGTTTTTTACCCTGATTATCTCCTAAATAACGAGGGATTAAATGAATATGGGTATGATGAACTTTTTGCCCTCCAGCTTTATCCACATTAAAACCAATATTAAAACCATCAGGATTATATTTTTCTGTAATAATATTTTTAACTTCATTTACCATTTGCCAACAATGAGTTTGGATTTCAAAAGATAAATTAAAGTAATTTTCTTCATGAATTTTCGGAATAATTAAACTATGTCCTTTACTCAGGGGATAACCGTCTAAAATAGCGTAGGCGAAACTAGATTCAGTTAATAGAGTTAACTTGGCATAGGGATTGCAGAAGATACATCTATTGTCATTATTTTTTCCTTGATTATAAAGACGATACTCATAAATTTCGCAAAATTCATCTAAATAAATAGATTTAAAAGGAAGATTAACTAAACATTGATAAGTATTTTTTTTATGAATATAATGTTTCCTAAAACCTACCGTTTTTAAATCTCGTCTGACAGCAAAATAAGCCCTTCCCTTTGGTTTTAATAATCGAGAAATTGCCATAATTACCGCTTCCTGTGACTCTTTAAAGAGAACATTAAGTACATAAAAACAAAAAATGGTATCAAATTTTTTTTGAGGATAAGTAGGGAAATAATGAGGATCAAAACCCTTAATAGAAAAACCTTTTTTTGTCAAAACTTCCACATCTTTGCCAAAGCCACAACCAAAATCTAATATGTCTCCTTTTAACAGTTCATTTTTTAATAAATATTTAGCAGGAAATGAGATAGTTTCCCTTTCTATGGCTGTTAAGTGACTATATTTATTTTCTGTCATAGTGACTTCGCTCGATAACCTTATAGTCAAAGTGTTTAATAAATTAAACTTTTTTATTAATTGTTAATTGTTAATTGTTAATTGTTAATTATTAATTCTTAATTCTTCATTCTTAATTCTTCATTCTTAATTCTTCCATATTTGTTCTAAAATTTTGTCGGTGGGAATATCGGCAATTTTATCACTTAAAGATTGAAGTCCGATAAATCGATCGAGCTTAGGAGGTAACAATTTTTTCCCTTGAGTCGGTCCAAAAAGTGCGATCGTATAAGTACCTACCGCTACAGACAACTGCATCGGGGCGCTATCGGTACACAACATCAAATTCGCTCCAGCAATCACTCCTGCCAACTTACCCATATCAGGAGGACTAATGACTTTAACCGTAGGACATAAACTTAACATTTCATTAGTCCAACCGATGTCATCAGGCCCACATAATAGCACGATCGGTAAATCAGGTTGTCTCATTTGAATATCCTCAATTACCCTTTGCCATTTCGGTACAGGATAAATCTTATTAATACCTTGACGAACCGTGAGAGGACTCGCACCACCATGAATTAAAATATAACCCGTATCCTTAATATTTAAACGTTTTTGTTCCGCTTCTGCCCATTCAATATCTTCTTTTGGTACATTAATACTAAGCTCTGGACAAGGATTATGAATATTTAAACCTTTGAGAAGATCATGATACATCCAAGCTGTATATTGTTCAGTTTTCTTTGATACGGTATTGTTAAGAAACCATGAACTATTGTTTTTATAACCGAGACGAGTGGGAATACCATCAAGCCATAACAAGAAAGCAACCGCCCAATTTTCCTCAAGGGTGATGGCGAATTCATATTCTCTATCTCTAATCATGCCCAATAAATTGAGATAGTCAGCTAAACCATTACGATCTTGAAAATCGAACACCAGTACTTCTTGTACATATTTACAGACTCGGTAGGTATTTTTCGATCGAGGTTCAACAATAACATCTATAATAGCCTGTGGATATTGTTCTTTAAGAGTTTTCAGGGTAGGAAAGAATAAAAGTTGATCACTAATTCCCCCCGGAATAAGAGCTAAAATGCGCATAACGATAACTAATGTAAATTATTTATATCAGCTTAATTCTAAAAGATTTATTGCCCATAAACCTATTTTGTTACGATTATTTAGGGTTTACTAAAAAAAACTTTACTAAGCAAATACCCCAAATAAAAATCCCCCCTTGTCAAGAGTACCGATCGAAGTTAAAATAGATAATTTGAATGTCTTAAAACAAAACCTATATATTTAATCAAGTAACGGATATAAGAATAAGATAGTGGCTAACTCAAAATCTGCACTCAAAAGAATCGAAATCAATGAACGTAACCGTATGCGTAACAAGGCTTACAAATCTGCGGTTAAAACCTTAATGAAAAAATACTTTCTAGCAGTAGATGCTTATGCTTCTGCCCCTAGCGAAGAACAATTACAAACTGTTCAAACTTCCATGTCTATAGCTTACAGCAAAATTGACAAAGCCGTAAAAAGAGGCGTTTATCATAAAAATAATGCTGCTAGAAAAAAAGCCAGACTAGCAAGAGCCTTGAAAACTGTTGTACCTCAAGCCTCCTAATCCTAAAATCTAGGCAGTTCGTGTTATGATGGTAAATTCTTTTACTTAATCTCTAAGTAAGAGAAAATAAACGATAACTAAATCCCTGATCAACCATGCAACTAATAGATACCCATGTTCATATAAACTTTGATTTATTCAAAGGAGATTTGGATTCAGTATCCGATCGTTGGCAATCCGCAGGAATTAGTAAATTAGTACACTCCTGTGTCCATCCAGACGAATTTGAAAGTATTAAACAGTTGTCTTTACAATTCCCAGAATTGTATTGTGCCGTAGGTTTACATCCCTTAGATGCTCAGAAATGGCAAGGAGAAAAAACCTACCAACAAATTTTACAATCAGCTAAATCACATCCCAAAGTCGTCGCCATTGGTGAAATGGGGTTGGATTTTTATAAAGATGATCAACAAGAGTTACAAAAAGAAGTCTTTTGGCAACAGTTGGACATCGCTCAACAATTAAATAAACCAGTTATTATTCATTGTAGAGATGCGGCTAGTACTCTACATAATTTCTTGTCTAAATTTATGCAAGAAAAAGGCACAATCACAGGGGTAATGCACTGTTGGGCAGGAAATCCAGAAGAAACTCAATGGTTTTTAGACTTAGGAATGTATATCAGTTTTAGTGGAGTTGTTACTTTTAAAAGTGCGAAAACAGTACAGGCTAGTGCTTCGATCGTACCCAGTGAGAAACTTTTAATTGAAACTGATTGCCCATTTCTTGCCCCCTCTCCCCATAGAGGAAAAAGAAATGAACCTGCCTATGTTATCCATGTAGCCGAAAAATTAGCCGAAATTAGAGGAGAATCATTGGAAACCATCGCCCAACAAACCTACGATAATGCCTGTAGATTGTTCAATATTTAAACACAATCATCGGGAAAAAGGAATAAACAGTAAATAAATTCCTCCACTAGAAACGCCCCCTACTCTGACATCTTACGATAATCAAATAACCGATAATTGACAACTGACTTATGACAAATCAAGAACTGTTACCTGATTTAATCGAAATTCAACGCTCTAGCTACAAATGGTTTTTAGAGCATGGTATTATTGAAGAACTCAACAGTTTTACCCCCATCACCGACTATGCAGGTAAACTAGAACTACACTTCATCGGCGAGAGATACCGTCTCAAAGAACCAAAATACAACATCGAGGAAGCAAAGAAAAGAGATGCTACTTATGGTGTCCAAATTTATGTTCCCACCTTACTACTAAAAAAAGAAACAGGAGAGCGCATAGAGAAGGAAGTTTTTATCGGCGATTTACCTTTGATGACTGATCGAGGTACATTCTTGATTAATGGAGCAGAACGGGTTATTGTCAATCAAATCGTCCGATCGCCGGGGGTATATTTCAAATCAGAATTAGACAAAAACGGTAAAAGAACCTACTCTGCTTCAGTTATACCAAATAGAGGAGCATGGTTAAAATTTGAGACCGATAAACACGGGGTTGTGTGGGTAAGAATCGATAAAACTCGCAAAATCTCTGCTCAAGTACTCTTAAAAGCCATGGGATTGAGCGATAAGGAAATTCTCGATCGACTCAGACACCCCGAATTTTACGAGAAAACCTTAGAAAAAGAAGGTAATCCTAGCACCGATGAAGCATTAATGGAACTATACCGTAAATTGCGACCGGGTGAACCTCCTACCGTAAGCGGTGGTCAAGCATTATTAGAAACCCGTTTCTTTGATCCTAAACGCTACGATTTAGGGAAGGTGGGACGTTATAAGATGAACAAAAAACTACGTTTGAACGTAGCAGAAAATACTAGAGTCTTAACCGTAGAGGATATATTATGCGTAGTTGACTATTTAATCAACCTAGAATTTGACATCGGCAAGGTTGACGATATTGATCACCTTGGTAATCGTCGGGTGCGTAGTGTAGGAGAACTATTGCAGAATCAAGTGAGAGTCGGTTTATCTCGTTTAGAGCGTATCATCCGAGAAAGAATGACCGTAGGAGACCCTAACACCCTAGAACCGGGAGCTTTGGTCAATCCTAAACCTTTAGTCGCCGCCATTAAAGAGTTTTTTGGCTCATCTCAGTTATCTCAATTTATGGATCAAACCAACCCCTTAGCAGAATTGACTCATAAACGTCGTATTTCTGCCTTAGGACCGGGTGGTTTAAGCCGTGACAGAGCTGGTTTTGCCGTGCGAGATATTCATCCGAGCCATTACGGGCGTATTTGTCCTGTAGAAACTCCCGAAGGACCTAACGCAGGGCTAATCGGTTCATTGGCAACTTATGCTCGTGTAAATGAATATGGATTTATCGCCACTCCTTACTATAAAGTTGAGCATGGAAAAGTCCGTTGGGATTTACCCCCAGAATACTTAACTGCCGATGAGGAAGACGACAAAAGAGTCGCGCCGGGGGATTTGTCCACCGATGAAAATGGCGTAATTTTAGGGGAAAGTGTACCCATTCGTTACCGTCAAGAATTTTCTACTACATCCCCTAATCAGGTGGACTATGTAGCGGTATCTCCCGTACAAATCGTTTCCGTTGCTACCTCTATGATTCCTTTCCTAGAGCATGATGACGCTAACCGTGCCTTAATGGGATCGAATATGCAACGTCAAGCTGTACCTTTATTACGAGCAGAACGTCCTCTCGTGGGTACGGGTTTAGAAGGTCAAGCGGCACGAGATTCAGGTATGGTAATTGTTTCCCGTGATTACGGTACAATCACTTATGCCGATGCAAAAAAAATTAAACTCAAAACCAATGACGATCGAGAAATTACCTATAATCTCCAAAAATACGAACGATCGAACCAAGACACTTGTTTAAATCAAAAACCCTTAGTGGATGAAGGGGAAGAAGTAGTACCCGGACAAGTCTTAGCCGATGGTTCAGCCACCGAAGGAGGAGAATTAGCCTTAGGCAATAACATCACCGTTGCTTATATGCCTTGGGAGGGTTATAACTACGAGGATGCGATTTTGATCAGTGAACGATTAGTACAAGAAGATATTTATACTACTGTTCACATTGAAAAACACGAAATCGAAGCTCGTCAAACCAAATTAGGACCTGAAGAAATTACCCGTGAAATTCCCAACGTGGGAGAAGATTCCCTCTTAAACCTCGATGAACAAGGTATTATTCGAGTGGGTGCTTGGGTAGAATCAGGGGATATTTTAGTGGGTAAAGTCACTCCTAAAGGGGAATCAGATCAACCACCAGAAGAAAAACTATTACGAGCCATTTTTGGCGAAAAAGCTAGAGATGTTCGTGATAACTCCTTACGTCTTCCTAACGGGGAAAAAGGACGGGTTGTCTATGTGCGAGTGTTTACCCGTGAGCAGGGCGACGAATTACCCCCTGGTGCGAATATGGTTGTCAGGGTTTATATTGCTCAGAAACGGAAAATTCAAGTTGGGGATAAAATGGCAGGGCGTCACGGTAACAAAGGGATTATTTCTCGGATTTTAGCACGGGAAGATATGCCCTATTGTCCTGATGGTTCTCCCGTGGATATTGTCTTAAATCCTCTGGGTGTACCTTCTCGGATGAATGTCGGTCAAGTGTTTGAATGTCTTTTAGGTTGGGCAGGAGAACATTTGGGCTATCGTTATAAAATGACTCCTTTTGATGAAATGTACGGAGAAGAAGCGTCTCGTAATACCGTCAATGGGTTGTTAAAAGAAGCGTCTCAAAAACCGGGCAAAGAATGGGTATTCGATGAAAATAATCCGGGTAAAATTCAGTTATATGATGGTCGTACTGGTGAACCGTTCGATCGACCTGTAACCGTGGGCAAAGCCTATATGCTTAAATTAGTCCACCTCGTGGATGATAAAATTCACGCTCGATCGACTGGTCCTTATTCTCTGGTAACACAACAACCCCTCGGTGGTAAAGCCCAACAAGGAGGACAAAGGTTCGGAGAAATGGAGGTATGGGCATTAGAAGCCTACGGTGCCGCCTATACTTTACAGGAGTTACTTACCGTCAAATCCGATGATATGCAAGGACGTAATGAGGCGTTAAATGCGATCGTCAAAGGTAGAACAATTCCTCGCCCGGGTACTCCAGAATCCTTTAAAGTACTCTTGAGAGAATTACAATCCCTAGGGTTAGATGTTTCTGTTCATAAAGTTTTAGACGGACAAGAGGAAGTAGAAATCAACCTCATGGAACAAGGAAACCGCACCCCCAAACGTCCTACCTATGAAAATCTTGCCAGTTTAGGACAAGATGACGACGACGAATATTAATCAGGAATGGAGAATTGAAAATTGAAAATTGAAAATTATTACTTGAGTGAGATGTTAAGCACCTTTTAAATAATTAAGGACTTAAAAGTAATGGCTATTTCAATTTGATGTCTAATTTAGGTATCATTTATTCTCCATTCTCCATTCTCCATTCTCCATTCTCCATTGCCCATTCAGTATTTGACCTTAGTAATTATCACCAATAGAATATGCCTACAGAGAAAAAAACCCAAACTTTTTATAACACTGTTATTGATAAAGGCTCACTCAAAAAACTGATCTCGAAAACCTTTACTCAATACGGTTCTGCTCGTTGTGCCACTGTTTGCGATAAGCTCAAAACAATGGGTTTCCGTTATGCAACTCAAGCTGCTGTATCTATCAGCGTGGAAGATTTAAAAGTACCCGAAGCGAAAAAAGCCATGTTGGCTGTCGCAGAGTCCACCATCAAGGATACTCTCAACCGTTACGCTAATGGGGAAATTACTGAAGTTGAACGTTTCCAAAAAGTAATTGATACTTGGAATGATACTTCTGAATCTCTGAAAGATGAGGTAGTGCGCAATTTCCGTCAATCTGATCCCCTTAATTCTGTCTATATGATGGCATTTTCTGGGGCAAGGGGTAATATTAGCCAAGTTCGTCAGTTGGTTGGTATGCGTGGCTTGATGGCTGATCCTCAAGGGGAAATCATCGATTTACCCATTAAAACTAATTTCCGTGAAGGCTTAACAGTTACAGAATATATTATTTCTTCCTACGGTGCAAGAAAAGGTTTAGTTGATACTGCGTTGCGTACGGCTGACTCTGGTTATTTAACCCGTCGTTTAGTGGATGTTTCTCAGGATGTCATTATTCGTGAGACTGATTGTGGCACAACAAGAGGGGTAACAGTGTTACCTATGAAAGATGGGGAAAGGGTTTTAATTCCTTTGGGCGATCGACTTTTAGGACGGGTTTTAGGAGAAGATGTTATTGATCCTAAAACGGGAGAAGTGATCGGTACTCGTAATCAAGCGATCGATGCTCATTTAGCGAAAAAGATCGGTGATACCGTTGAACAAGTTAAAGTGAGATCTCCTCTTACCTGTGATGCGGCTCGATCAGTGTGTCAAAAATGTTATGGTTGGTCATTAGCCCACGGCGATTGGGTTAATATGGGAGAAGCTATAGGTATTATTGCCGCTCAGTCGATCGGTGAACCGGGTACTCAGTTAACCATGCGTACTTTCCACACTGGGGGGGTATTTACTGGGGAAGTTGCCCAACGTATTACTACACCTAAGGCTGGTACAGTCAAATTTGATAAAAAACTCAAAGTTCGTGATACTCGTACCCGTCACGGGGATCAAAAATTATTAGTAGAAATTGCAGGTAATATTTTAGTCGGAGATACAAAAATTAATGTTCCTGCCGCTAGTTTGTTAGCGGTTCGAGAAGGAGATACAGTCAAGGTTGATGATCTCTTAGCTGAAGTAATGCCTCAAAAAACTCGATCGACCGAAAGAGTAACTAAAGACGTTTCTTCCGATCTCTCAGGAGAGGTTTATTTTGCTGATATTTCCCCTGAAAGTAAAACCGATAGACAGGGTAACACCACTACTACCGTAACCCGTAACGGCTTAATTTGGGTACTCTCAGGACAAGTTTACAACCTTCCACCGGGGGCTGAGCCTGTAGTTAAAAATGGGGACAAAATTACTGATGGTTCAGTCTTAGCAGAAACCAAGTTAAAAACTAAGAGTGGTGGGGTTTGTCGTTTTGAAGAAGGCAGTCGAGAAATTGAAATTATTACCGCTTCTGTTTCCTTAGATCAAGCTGATGTTTATTTAGAACATAACGGCACTCAACAACAGTATGTTATTCATACCACTAAAGGCGATCGATTTGCCTTAAAAGTAGTACCCGGTACAAAAGTACAAAATAATCAAGTAGTTGCTGAATTAATTGATGATACTTTCAGAACTGGGACAGGCGGTATCATGCGTTATGCAGGACTCGAAACTGGACGAGGCAACCGTAAACAAGGTTATGAAGTCACCAAAGAAGGTACATTAATTTGGATTCCCGAAGAAAGCCACGAAATCAATAAAGACATCTCTTTATTATTAGTAGAAGATGGTCAATATGTGGAAGCAGGTACAGAAGTAGTTAAAGATATTTTCTGTCAATCCAGTGGCATCGTGGAAGTTATCCAAAAGAATGACATTTTACGGGAAATTATCATCAAACCGGGTCAATTATACATGGATTTAGACCCTGAATATTTAGCCACGATCGAAGATGGTATAATTATTCCACCGGGTACAGAAATCGCCCTTGGCTCAGTTACGGAAGAAGAATTTTTAGCCGAATTTGTCGATACTAACGAAGGTGTGGGTTTATTACTGCGTCCCATGAGACAGTACGAAATCTATAACACCACTCAATCCCCTTCTCAAGAATCCTTAAATACCGCAGGAGGTTCGATTAACCTACGTCCTGTATTGCGTACCTTCTTCAAAGACGGTGAAAGAGTTAAGAGTGTGGAAGGAGTACAACTTGTCACCACTCAATTAGTCCTAGAAACTAACGACGGCATGAGTGCGGATATTGAGTTAGTACCCCATGAAACCGATGAAGATGGTTTCCGTCTGCAAATCGTGGTACTCGAATCCGTTGTCTTGCGTCGAGAAATGGAAATAGACTCTAATGTAATTACCCGTTTATTAGTCACCGATGGACAAGAAATCGCACCTGGCGCAGTCGTTGCCACCACCGAAATTCTTTGTTTAGAAGATGGTATTATTCAGGGGATTAAAGAAGGTGTCGAAGCCATTCGCCGTGTCTTAGTAGTTCGAAATGAAGATTTAATCAATATTAATAGAAATCCAGTTATCATTAATCTTGAAAAAACGATCATTAATCTTGAAACGATCATTAATCTTGAAACGATCATTAATCTTGAAACGATCATTAATCTTGAACCAATTACCATAGATATTGAGAATAAACCATCTTGTAAAATTAATGATTTGGTAAAAGAAGGGGATTTAATCGCCGAAAATGTGACAGCACCAACATCTGGTAAGGTTACACAAATCTCAGATAATCAAGTAGTACTTTATTCGATACCATCTTGTAAAATTAATGATTTGGTAAAAGAAGGAGATTTAATCGCCAAAAATGTGACAGCACCAACATCTGGTAAGGTTACACAAATCTCAGATAATCAAGTAGTACTTTATTCGATACCATCTTGTAAAGTTGATGATTTGGTAAAAGAAGGAGATTTAATCGCTAAAAATATTTCAACACCAAAATCTGGAATTATTACACAAGTTACAAATACAAGTGTTACTGTTAGTGATAAGGTATTTTGTAAAATTGGAGACTATATTACTCAAAATCAACCATTAACTGCTAAAATCAAAGCCCATCAATCAGGACGAGTTTTAGAAATTAACGAAAATAGTATTATTTTACGTTATGCGCGTCCTTACCGTGTATCTGCGGGTGCGATTCTGCACATCGAACAAGGAGACTTAGTTCAACGGGGAGATAACCTTGTGTTACTGGTATTTGAACGGGCAAAAACTGGGGATATTGTTCAAGGTTTACCGAGAATTGAAGAAT
This window contains:
- a CDS encoding bifunctional class I SAM-dependent methyltransferase/HIT family protein; the protein is MTENKYSHLTAIERETISFPAKYLLKNELLKGDILDFGCGFGKDVEVLTKKGFSIKGFDPHYFPTYPQKKFDTIFCFYVLNVLFKESQEAVIMAISRLLKPKGRAYFAVRRDLKTVGFRKHYIHKKNTYQCLVNLPFKSIYLDEFCEIYEYRLYNQGKNNDNRCIFCNPYAKLTLLTESSFAYAILDGYPLSKGHSLIIPKIHEENYFNLSFEIQTHCWQMVNEVKNIITEKYNPDGFNIGFNVDKAGGQKVHHTHIHLIPRYLGDNQGKKHGIRCVIPPP
- a CDS encoding glycosyltransferase family 9 protein — encoded protein: MRILALIPGGISDQLLFFPTLKTLKEQYPQAIIDVIVEPRSKNTYRVCKYVQEVLVFDFQDRNGLADYLNLLGMIRDREYEFAITLEENWAVAFLLWLDGIPTRLGYKNNSSWFLNNTVSKKTEQYTAWMYHDLLKGLNIHNPCPELSINVPKEDIEWAEAEQKRLNIKDTGYILIHGGASPLTVRQGINKIYPVPKWQRVIEDIQMRQPDLPIVLLCGPDDIGWTNEMLSLCPTVKVISPPDMGKLAGVIAGANLMLCTDSAPMQLSVAVGTYTIALFGPTQGKKLLPPKLDRFIGLQSLSDKIADIPTDKILEQIWKN
- the rpsT gene encoding 30S ribosomal protein S20, with the protein product MANSKSALKRIEINERNRMRNKAYKSAVKTLMKKYFLAVDAYASAPSEEQLQTVQTSMSIAYSKIDKAVKRGVYHKNNAARKKARLARALKTVVPQAS
- a CDS encoding TatD family hydrolase, coding for MQLIDTHVHINFDLFKGDLDSVSDRWQSAGISKLVHSCVHPDEFESIKQLSLQFPELYCAVGLHPLDAQKWQGEKTYQQILQSAKSHPKVVAIGEMGLDFYKDDQQELQKEVFWQQLDIAQQLNKPVIIHCRDAASTLHNFLSKFMQEKGTITGVMHCWAGNPEETQWFLDLGMYISFSGVVTFKSAKTVQASASIVPSEKLLIETDCPFLAPSPHRGKRNEPAYVIHVAEKLAEIRGESLETIAQQTYDNACRLFNI
- the rpoB gene encoding DNA-directed RNA polymerase subunit beta → MTNQELLPDLIEIQRSSYKWFLEHGIIEELNSFTPITDYAGKLELHFIGERYRLKEPKYNIEEAKKRDATYGVQIYVPTLLLKKETGERIEKEVFIGDLPLMTDRGTFLINGAERVIVNQIVRSPGVYFKSELDKNGKRTYSASVIPNRGAWLKFETDKHGVVWVRIDKTRKISAQVLLKAMGLSDKEILDRLRHPEFYEKTLEKEGNPSTDEALMELYRKLRPGEPPTVSGGQALLETRFFDPKRYDLGKVGRYKMNKKLRLNVAENTRVLTVEDILCVVDYLINLEFDIGKVDDIDHLGNRRVRSVGELLQNQVRVGLSRLERIIRERMTVGDPNTLEPGALVNPKPLVAAIKEFFGSSQLSQFMDQTNPLAELTHKRRISALGPGGLSRDRAGFAVRDIHPSHYGRICPVETPEGPNAGLIGSLATYARVNEYGFIATPYYKVEHGKVRWDLPPEYLTADEEDDKRVAPGDLSTDENGVILGESVPIRYRQEFSTTSPNQVDYVAVSPVQIVSVATSMIPFLEHDDANRALMGSNMQRQAVPLLRAERPLVGTGLEGQAARDSGMVIVSRDYGTITYADAKKIKLKTNDDREITYNLQKYERSNQDTCLNQKPLVDEGEEVVPGQVLADGSATEGGELALGNNITVAYMPWEGYNYEDAILISERLVQEDIYTTVHIEKHEIEARQTKLGPEEITREIPNVGEDSLLNLDEQGIIRVGAWVESGDILVGKVTPKGESDQPPEEKLLRAIFGEKARDVRDNSLRLPNGEKGRVVYVRVFTREQGDELPPGANMVVRVYIAQKRKIQVGDKMAGRHGNKGIISRILAREDMPYCPDGSPVDIVLNPLGVPSRMNVGQVFECLLGWAGEHLGYRYKMTPFDEMYGEEASRNTVNGLLKEASQKPGKEWVFDENNPGKIQLYDGRTGEPFDRPVTVGKAYMLKLVHLVDDKIHARSTGPYSLVTQQPLGGKAQQGGQRFGEMEVWALEAYGAAYTLQELLTVKSDDMQGRNEALNAIVKGRTIPRPGTPESFKVLLRELQSLGLDVSVHKVLDGQEEVEINLMEQGNRTPKRPTYENLASLGQDDDDEY
- a CDS encoding DNA-directed RNA polymerase subunit beta'', encoding MPTEKKTQTFYNTVIDKGSLKKLISKTFTQYGSARCATVCDKLKTMGFRYATQAAVSISVEDLKVPEAKKAMLAVAESTIKDTLNRYANGEITEVERFQKVIDTWNDTSESLKDEVVRNFRQSDPLNSVYMMAFSGARGNISQVRQLVGMRGLMADPQGEIIDLPIKTNFREGLTVTEYIISSYGARKGLVDTALRTADSGYLTRRLVDVSQDVIIRETDCGTTRGVTVLPMKDGERVLIPLGDRLLGRVLGEDVIDPKTGEVIGTRNQAIDAHLAKKIGDTVEQVKVRSPLTCDAARSVCQKCYGWSLAHGDWVNMGEAIGIIAAQSIGEPGTQLTMRTFHTGGVFTGEVAQRITTPKAGTVKFDKKLKVRDTRTRHGDQKLLVEIAGNILVGDTKINVPAASLLAVREGDTVKVDDLLAEVMPQKTRSTERVTKDVSSDLSGEVYFADISPESKTDRQGNTTTTVTRNGLIWVLSGQVYNLPPGAEPVVKNGDKITDGSVLAETKLKTKSGGVCRFEEGSREIEIITASVSLDQADVYLEHNGTQQQYVIHTTKGDRFALKVVPGTKVQNNQVVAELIDDTFRTGTGGIMRYAGLETGRGNRKQGYEVTKEGTLIWIPEESHEINKDISLLLVEDGQYVEAGTEVVKDIFCQSSGIVEVIQKNDILREIIIKPGQLYMDLDPEYLATIEDGIIIPPGTEIALGSVTEEEFLAEFVDTNEGVGLLLRPMRQYEIYNTTQSPSQESLNTAGGSINLRPVLRTFFKDGERVKSVEGVQLVTTQLVLETNDGMSADIELVPHETDEDGFRLQIVVLESVVLRREMEIDSNVITRLLVTDGQEIAPGAVVATTEILCLEDGIIQGIKEGVEAIRRVLVVRNEDLININRNPVIINLEKTIINLETIINLETIINLETIINLEPITIDIENKPSCKINDLVKEGDLIAENVTAPTSGKVTQISDNQVVLYSIPSCKINDLVKEGDLIAKNVTAPTSGKVTQISDNQVVLYSIPSCKVDDLVKEGDLIAKNISTPKSGIITQVTNTSVTVSDKVFCKIGDYITQNQPLTAKIKAHQSGRVLEINENSIILRYARPYRVSAGAILHIEQGDLVQRGDNLVLLVFERAKTGDIVQGLPRIEELLEARKPKEPALLAKRPGVCQVEYRDDEAIDVKVIEDDGTISEYPLNQNQNIIVNDNQRVEVGEPLTDGLPSPHEMLEVFYGYYQEHQPMYDAALAALQKAQLFLVNQVQGVYQSQGIDISDKHIEVIVRQMTSKVRVDDGGDTIRLPGELVELREIEKDNETMSITGGAPIQYTPMLMGITKSSLNTDSFISAASFQETTRVLTEAAIEGKSDWLRGLKENVIIGRLIPAGTGFNAYDEHLNWDDSEPSIPNVNSYNDYVEDETNTLTMKEVEDDVIIDDHVARVLSPEESLNDDTLISDYSDREALLPDLDDDLDLDRDITMDIDEDFADDDDDDDDYEDYQNDSDDYDDD